From the Streptomyces nodosus genome, the window TCCCAGGTGTCGAGATGGGCGTCGAAGTGCAGCAGCGCCACCGGGCCGTGCTTCTTGGCGACGGACCGCAGCAGCGGCAGCGCGATGGTGTGGTCACCGCCGAGCGTCATCAGCCGGGCGCCCGTGCCGAGCAGTTCGTCGGCGGCGGCCTCGATGGTCTCCACGGCCTCGTTGATGTTGAACGGGTTCACGGCGATGTCGCCGCCGTCCGCGACCTGGGCGAGGGCGAACGGGGAGGCGTCCTGCGCCGGGTTGTAGGGGCGCAGCAGCCGGGACGCCTCACGGATGGCGTTGCCGCCGAAGCGGGCGCCCGGACGGTAGGAGACGCCCGAGTCGAAGGGCACACCGATCACCGCGACATCCGCGGTGCCGACCTCGTCGAGGCGCGGCAGCCGGGCGAACGTCGCCGGACCCGCGTACCGCGGGACGCGGGACGAGTCGACGGGCCCGCGGGGCCGGCCGTCGCCTGCTGCGGTGTTCTCGGTGCTGCTCATCCTCGGACTCCTCCAGGTCATGCGTGTGTCATCGAAGGTCGCGGGCCCCCTGCGGGACCCGCTCGGTCCGGCCGCCGGGCGGGCGGCCGGACCGAAGCGTCGGGCTCAGGCACCCACCGTGGCGGGCTCGTCCGTGTCCGCCGTGCCCCGCCCCGCGAGCCTCTCGCGCCAGGCGGCCAGCACCGCCTCGTCCGTCGGCTTCGTCGCCAGCGACACCACGACGTACGCGGCCAGCGAGGCCAGCAGCCCGTAGTAGACGGGCTCGTTGGCGAGGATGCCGAAGGTGGCCATCAGGGCGATGACGGACAGACCGCCGACCGTCACCGCGGCCAGGGCGCCCTGCACGGTGCCGCGTCGCCACAGCAGTCCGCCCAGGATCGGGACCAGCAGACCGCCGACCAGCAGGTTGTAGGCCACGGTCAGCGCCTCGACCACATTGTTCAGGGCGATGGCCGTGCCGATCACCACGACCCCCATGACCAGGATGAAGACCCGGTTGCCCCTGACCTCGTCATGCTCTGCCCCGTCGCGGCGCACGACCCCCCGCAGCCGGGACCAGATGTCGTTGTTGGCGACCGTGGCACAGGCGATGAGCGCCCCGGAAGAGGTCGACATCACCGCGGCCAGGGCGGCGGCCAGCACCAGCCCCCGCACACCGATGGGCAGTTCGTCCTTGACGATGGTGGCGAAGGCGTCGTCGGCGTTGCTCAGCTTCGGGTACATCACCTTGGCGGCGGTGCCGATGACGGCGCCGGCGATCGCGTACACCAGACAGTAGGTGCCGGCCACCGTGCCGCCCCACTTGGCGGTCTTGTCGCTGCGCGCGGTGAACACCCGCTGCCAGATGTCCTGTCCGATCAGCATGCCGAACGTATAGATGAGGACATAGGTGAAGATGGTCTCCCCGCCGATGCCCAGCGGGTCGAAGTACGAGGTCGGCAGCTTGGCCTTCATCTCGCTGAAGCCGCCGGCCTTGACGACCGCGATGGGCAGCAGCAGAAGCAGCACACCGATGGTCTTCACCACGAACTGCACCATGTCGGTGAGGGTGATGGACCACATGCCGCCGAGCGTCGAGTACGCGACGACGATGGCGCCGCCGAGGATGATCGACACCGTGCGGTTCAGATCGAACAGGACGTCGAAGATGGTGGCGTAGGCGATGGTCGAGGTGACCGCGAGCATCAGGGTGTACGCCCACATGACCACGCCGGATATCACCCCGGCCCGGCCGCCGTACCGCAGGTCCAGCATCTCGGAGACGGTGTAGACCTTCAGCCGGGCGATACGGGCGGAGAAGAAGACCGACAGGGCGAGCAGACCGAGGCCGATGGTGAGCACCATCCAGGCGCCGGAGAGCCCGTACTTGTAGCCCAGGCCGACACCGCCGATGGTGGACGCGCCGCCAAGGACGATCGCGGCCATGGTGCCGGAGTACATGGCGGGCCCCAGGCGGCGGCCCGCGACGAGGAACTCGCTCTTGGACTTGGCGCGGCGCATGCCCCACCAGCCCATGGCCAGCATGCCGGCCAGATAGACGACGATCACTGTGTAGTCGACGGCCATGCGGGGCCCTCCTTCGCGCACTCTCCGGCGGCGTGTCGTGCAGTTGGTTGTCAGCGGGGACGCGGACGGCCGCGGTGGACCCGTCCGGCTGGGGCGACGACGGCTCGTGGGGACATCCGCCCGTACCCACGTCTGCCGGTCTGGACCGACCTTAGGTGGCCGGAAAGCATCGCTGAAGTGTACGTTTCATCCACCGGAAACCAACCGGATGGAGGAACCGTCCACCCATGCCGGAGCCATCGCCGCCGCCGTCCGCCCCCGCGGTACCGCCCACACCGCCGGTGCCGCTGTCCGCGCTGCTCGCCCGGGAGGAGCTGGGCCTGCGGCAGATCGCGGGACCGGTGGACCCCGGCACCGTGATCCACTGGGCCCACACCTCGGAGATGGCGGACCCGTACCCGTATCTGCTGGGCGGGGAGCTGCTGCTGACGGCTGGGGTGCATGTCGTGCCGGAGACGGCTGATGTTGTCCCGGGGACGGCCGGTGTTCCGGGGACGGCCGGTGTTCCGGGGACGGCCGGTGTTCCGGAGACCGGCAATGCTCGGGAGACGGCCGGTATCCCGGAGACGGCCGGTGTCCCAGAGACGGCGGGCGTACCGGAGACGGCGGGAGCCGCCGG encodes:
- a CDS encoding sodium:solute symporter encodes the protein MAVDYTVIVVYLAGMLAMGWWGMRRAKSKSEFLVAGRRLGPAMYSGTMAAIVLGGASTIGGVGLGYKYGLSGAWMVLTIGLGLLALSVFFSARIARLKVYTVSEMLDLRYGGRAGVISGVVMWAYTLMLAVTSTIAYATIFDVLFDLNRTVSIILGGAIVVAYSTLGGMWSITLTDMVQFVVKTIGVLLLLLPIAVVKAGGFSEMKAKLPTSYFDPLGIGGETIFTYVLIYTFGMLIGQDIWQRVFTARSDKTAKWGGTVAGTYCLVYAIAGAVIGTAAKVMYPKLSNADDAFATIVKDELPIGVRGLVLAAALAAVMSTSSGALIACATVANNDIWSRLRGVVRRDGAEHDEVRGNRVFILVMGVVVIGTAIALNNVVEALTVAYNLLVGGLLVPILGGLLWRRGTVQGALAAVTVGGLSVIALMATFGILANEPVYYGLLASLAAYVVVSLATKPTDEAVLAAWRERLAGRGTADTDEPATVGA